One Candidatus Binatia bacterium DNA window includes the following coding sequences:
- a CDS encoding LamG-like jellyroll fold domain-containing protein, whose product FLQPQWQANDPTNATLVQLGNSDTNPSGFAITKDGQSLHFTFADNSGAAPLDASIAIDGWKPGEQHLVTASWGQSQDGGHSVASFYVDGQLVGQQQYNGQFQIGQGVPLNIGSGYGNPAQTVPGVLNNFKVYNQAPPP is encoded by the coding sequence TTCCTGCAGCCGCAGTGGCAGGCGAACGATCCGACGAATGCCACCCTCGTCCAGCTCGGCAACAGTGACACGAACCCAAGTGGCTTCGCGATCACCAAAGACGGTCAGTCGCTCCACTTCACATTCGCCGATAACAGCGGAGCGGCGCCGTTGGACGCCAGCATCGCCATCGACGGCTGGAAGCCAGGCGAGCAGCACCTAGTGACGGCGTCGTGGGGGCAGAGCCAAGACGGCGGGCACAGCGTCGCGTCCTTTTACGTCGACGGCCAACTTGTCGGCCAGCAACAGTACAACGGTCAGTTTCAGATCGGGCAGGGCGTGCCGCTCAACATCGGCTCTGGCTACGGGAACCCCGCCCAAACCGTCCCGGGCGTGCTCAACAATTTCAAGGTCTACAACCAAGCGCCTCCACCGTAG